tgtgtgcagtgtgtgtgcagtgtgtgtgcagtgtgtcagtgtgtgcaatgagcagtgtgtgtgcagtgtgcagtgtgtgtgcagtgtgcagtgtgtgtgcagtgtgtcagtgtgtgcaatgagcagtgtgtcagtgtgtgcagtgtgaacaatgagcagtgtgtgtgcagtgtgcagtgtgtcagtgtgagcagtgtgtgtgcagtgtgagcaatgagcagtgtgtcagtgtgtgcagtgtgagcaatgagcagtgtgtgtgcagtgtgcagtgtgtgtcagtgtgagcagtgtgtgtgcagtgtgagcaatgagcagtgtgtgtgcagtgtgcagtgtgtgtgcagtgtgcagtgtgtgtgcagtgtgtcagtgtgtgcaatgagcagtgtgtgcagtgtgcagtgtgtgtgcagtgtgagcaatgagcagtgtgtgtgcagtgagtgtgtgcagtgtttttttttttttttttttaaacgggagccacgggaaaaccgcgttataaccgaatcgcggtatagcgaggcgcgttataacggggtttagctgtatatatacatatatatatatatatatatatatatatatatatatatatatatatatatatttacagtggttgacaaatcaccaaaaaatctactcgccacacaaaaaaatctactcgccacctagtaccaaacgtgtgctgcttgggccaatatttactcgcccggcggataaatccactcgcccggggcgagcaaatgtatatgtttgtcgaacactgtatatatatatatatatatatatgtgtgaaaaagaaagtacaccctctttgaattctttgAAAAAGCAGAAGCACATGCCTCATAGTgtaaaccatgttaaaaatggttattgaggcaaaaagtgacactgtgtgctcatttgcatgtcatttcccagaatcccttgctacagtggaagtgctgtatgctgggtgataatggggaaaggcggggttgcagacctgcctaagacatgcacatgagcttacagctatatttgcatatttactttcctgtggagggtttttgtcactttttttactcaccataacttaactcagtattatggtttatatatatatatatatatatatatatatatatatatatatatatatatagtgacatagtccaaagatgttaggcagctttctgccccgttttaggtcagaaagtgcagaaatagttaaaaaatgatccattccacagcttcacattaactcaggctgctggatggaaaatccagaccgcagattacaatgggtctagttctccctcacctgctctcctaatcactagcacaggtatttagaacagagaggtttgcatttcagtctctctccttagagcctgggggtgtcgctgctcccctgtttccagtttcggggtggacggcccctccaagtgtcacagtaccagaggatttgcctggacacttgggaccgtgttaccaccacgaacagataagacaaaacaaatgtttattgctgttgctaaaagactgtgctatatctagtgaccctaaatgagagggcattgttttaagctggggaaccaggttagttggcccagttagttcgcagttagaggctgattctgatgtgtagttagttccctgaaagggataggatttctttatatgattttggtttttatttcttaaaagtgacactgtgtgaaatgctataacactgatatgagtaaaccgctgaaggttaaatgtctgagtacctcctgcctacacatgttaaagctgcaataCCTTACTtgaatgaaaataaagcaggcagaagcctgagttaagcaacgtaatactttgcatgttcctgtttgttgtataaataaccctagaagacagTGTCGGGAacaacccagacagacgtcagcgctacaaaagaggggcgtttgtcacaatatatataacacaaacagCCAGAATCTGCATACACACCTAATGATAACTAGGGTATTTATAAGACCATAATTTAAACTCTACAATAGCGAAAAACATGTCGGTGCTCTGAGACAAGGATAAAATAGAATGCAAAAAAGACACAAGAAGTCTCAAAAATGAGCATTCAAAAATCCCCAAAAAATTATACTTTAATGTCCTCAATTGTAACAAACTAAAACATAATAAAACACAAAGCAGAAgctggtggaggggtgatgatgatgatttgggcttgttttgcagccacaggacctgggaaccttgcagtcattgagtcgaccattaactcctctgtataccaaagtattctagagtcaaatgtgaggccatctgttcgacagctaaagcttgtccgaaattgggtcatacaacaggacaatgatcccaaacacaccagcaaatctaaaacagaatggctgaaaaagaaaagaatcaaggtgttgcaatggcccagtcaaagtccagacctcaacccgattgaaatgctgtggctggaccttaagagagctgtgcataaacaaatgtccgcaaacctcaatgaactgaggcaatgttgtaaagaagagtgggccaaaattcctccagaacaatgtgagagactgataaagtcatacagaaaacgattatttaagtaataatccctgaagaacagggcattactggccaataatgccctggctggaagagttgaaggcccgaggcgaagccgaggggattattactattataggctaaatgtaggcttatttcataaataatagacacttttgtatagttaaatagattttttttattcaaataaaatggtaaatacatgaaaccacctctaaatactcttacactgcagatatctatatcacacactgccgcacctctgtgtacacacacacacacacacacacacacacagcagctcacacacaaactgctgctacacacacaaaacaacatacaacacagtgcctctacacacacacacacacacacacattggagctctagacacacaacagagcacctcctctacactcactacacagcacctctacacacagcagctctacacacacatgctacacccataaacactgctactgacacacacacacacacacacacacacacacacacacacacacacacacacacacacacacacacacatcagctctacactcacacaaactgctgctacacacacaacagcacacacacacacacacacacaatgcagccacaataaaaaatgcagccacttactaaactttgcactctcccctccagctctacacacaacacagcacctctacacccccccccccacacacacacaacactgcacctctatacacaacacacgtatttgcagtctctccacccccctcccaattcaactgaatctgctcaaaAATCTGTCAGCTCGAGAGGgagaggagtcaaaccgtggctgatactttttgaccaatcccctgccatgtctcagagcttttacttaattcaaaccaatcccctgcccagtctcagctgttctgaaagcttaTTGGctgaaaataaacagattgaaaactgcactttgcaagctgctgaaattcagggcattactgtggataatgcccggaattttaaccaatcagagagcagggttttcaataatgccctgaattttactgctttagcctataattcaagttattgctgctaaaggtggttctacaagctattgaatcaaaagatgtacttagtttttcacacatggcttccccATGTTGCcttaatttttgttaaataaaccatgacactgtgtaatatgtcatgtgttgttttgttatacatATTTTGTTGTAAGCCTACTACTTCTGAGTCTAGTAGCCAACTCAAGTCAGTCATTTTCACCTTTTCAAAAAATGTCCTCTTAGTCcatgtcacgtacgaccccctgctagcacgcaacctgtatacgggacaagggttaataccgacgctcgcaagcgcacccactcttcacctccgcaaaggtccgtcaaatggacagtatcccctcttacaggatcaaggatcaatgcacaacccgcaagctgccccactcttcacccactcaggggtccctcaaatgagttgtatctctcctcaagccgtcccaatataccaccgccacgaacagcacacaagtgagcacgtgactttagatatgcaaccagggttaatacacaaaggcttctctagcaacccccctttctcctctgcaaggaaccagcgagttagtattaacccctacccaattgcacatcataaccatccactgccaccacctgaggttatgcagatatgataaaagatcttagactaaaatatccgctagggcctcaggtccctgtttatgataggaaaaactatgcactttaacacaaaatcagctgtagtaacatgtgcctgaattcagcaagttattctctccagcgtgcacaaagttcattcagagcccaaagcattacttattaaatggttttaatatatataacaatacagtgcttgaattacagaaaaggtattaaaaaataaacatacaattacaatataaggcagaacagcttcttaaaataaaaggggtaaaacagaaaatcataaacagtacattaccacatgctatggattttccccagagaggcactggttcagaagatgaggtctgccatGCTATCCAAGCATGCCCCTAGTCAGATCTGCCCAGTAACAAACTCCTCCAGACTTAGATACAATATTTTGTTAAGGCACCgtcataagcccacccctttctacggaatactttgacattcagagcagacagaaaacagtcctgcccagtttcaaacccagcatttggtattttgtacacaagtgtagctcataaacccctcaagcaccaaagggattaaaaatacccaatatctcatgacattatcatgacagtcCACACCAAAGACTTCTGTCTCTTAGGCTTGCTTGGATGCTATACTAATACATTTGCCTCTAATAACTGCCTTATGGGCCTACAATAATGTGATCAAGAGACACTGTCATGATTctgctgaaaaaaatgcgttatCTCTGATCTAACTCTGTTTGAATCTCTGGTATAACAAGGATTCCTTTAGCCTCCAGGAGATGTGCTTAGTGGAGAGCTTTGATTGTCTTAATCTCGGCTAAAGCATGATCGGACCAGGatattatgtttatttatttagctTGTGTTATCTTAGGTACCAAGTTAGCATCCGTGAAAGTGATATTGCGCCAAGGACTGTTCTCTTCTTTTGTATACCATTTGTACTAGCCTTATGGATAGGCTTGTTTTATATCCTTAGGCAGCCACTCCACCATTCATTCATAGTTGTCTGTGGGATTTCCTTGCACTCCTGGCTGTATCCTTTAGTCTGGATATATTCAGGTCACAATTTATTTTCACATTAATTTGTAGTAATTGCATttgattatattattatattattttgttaTGTAAATAGGTTGAGCGCTGAGTATGTTTAGATTCTCTTTCTTGTCACGATTTATGGGGTGCTGAATAAAATGTATAGTCTCTTGTTACTGGGTGTTTCTTTTTCCAGATGTCAACTATATTTAGATTTCTTAAGCATCTATAAAGGGTTATAGTATCATGCTTTCTGTAGCTCTGTTGTGACCTCACATTCCAGGGAAATCTATCTAGAGGCACCTTAGGGGCCAGGTTAAAGTCTCCTCCTTAAATCACCTTCCCTTCTGCGACTGAACCTAGAGAGGCAAATACATTTTCAAAGAATGTTAAGCTATTTTTGTTGGGAGCATAGACATTTGTGATGATCATGGATAAGCCATGTAGAGAACTGacagatgtagcgagacttaCTGCCTCAGTGACCACAGACCAACAGGCTCAAAACCACGGACTGTGAGCTGTTGGTCTGTGGCACCCAAAATTAGTACATTTTGCAACCCAGGAGGATTAAAGAGATGTTTCTCATCCCGGCCAGACAGTCTGTAAAAGCTGAGCAGAGGAGTCCCAAagagcagctcttacagactcggTCTGTCCTGCCCCTTGATGACAGAAAGATGCAACCACCAGTGTCCAaccacttgcctttgaaaatctggggcaatctcccagtaaactGCACCATTTCTAtaagatttctgcagccagactaatggcccattggattaacacagtgggggtccatgaaggtcccattcatactgaaagggactgcagggacccctgctgtgttaatccggtgggccattagtctggctaaagaatctcacagaaatgttgcagcatttactgtgagattgccccagtaTTTTCCCAAGCAAGTGGTCgtatactggtggctgcatctgtagatgtCTGAATATGGGCGTCCATATCATGAGGGTGAACACTAGAGGACCATATCCGGGCATCTATGTCATCAATGGGCAGGATATTTAAATCATGTTTCTATACTGTattaaagcaggggtctccggaggtgaatcccattaatttcaactcaGAGGACTCCCTGCTCCTGGAGATATAGACCTCTGTAGGGAGAGATGGCCGCTCCGGTTGGGGTTTAAaactaatagggctattgcccattactatgtgtggtgggggtgggggtagaagatgtgggtgatgggggtagttgccccagggtgtcTATACTATCCTTCAGCGGTTACTGGGGACTCAAGCCACAGCCAGACTCACAGGGCTCTGAGTAAGCAGACTATCAAATACCACACAATACAGTATGCAACAGAATAACCAAGTTCTAAGAACCACATGGGCTAACACTCAGTCATGACAATAGATTTAATAAAGAGTGGTACAGTACACAAAGGGTTAACATACAATTCAGCAGCAAGTCGCAGTAAAATAAatgtagatgaggtttaaaaaaagacatacgtccatcaaatttaacctatgctaaatttagacaacagatacttcatcctatatctatacttcttattgatccagaggaaggcaaacaaaaaaccacagtGTTTGGTTACAGCCCATGTGGGCATAAGGCTTGGTGCAAAGGCAGGAATTACTACATGGTCCAGTGTTTCCAAGGAAAGAGAACTCAGCAAGCGCGTGGCTTCCACATGTGAGTCTAAAAGAAAAACTGTCAGGAATGGAATTTTAAAGATGTTTTGTCCCATTGTTCCTTGTGGGCTTTATGTTGGTTTTTTTTGGACTTACAGTGAAATTTGGGACAGTTGCTAATCTTCAGACACTATCCAGTGCTTGCCAGCACACAACAGAAATGTAAAAATAAGAGGAAATCCAGAGTGTAAGGGGTTAATGATTCCCTAACCAAGGGTGCTGCTTTGTCTGAGATCTAGCAAGCATCAAAGGCGTCATCTCAGCAGGGGAAATGCAGCAACTGGCAGTAGCCAGGTAAAGGacagaagaaaaactgcaggggGCCTTTGGTGGATGTCACAACGGGGAGGGTATACAGTCTACTAAAAAAGCTATACCCTATTGTAAATACATTTTAACTTCTATTTCACTCCAAAATAAAGGTACCTGATGGGCAAAGCTGAGTATCACCTTTATTTAAGGGCCTCTTCCATCACATAACATTTTTAATGACTTGAACTTTCTGAGAGCAAAAATCCATAACACGCTCAGTGACATTTTTAATACTATATATTTTTCTCTGTGGTGTCTCGCATTTTTAACAACTCTGAACTttgggtaaaacatttcccatATTGGGAGCAATTGGTCTCTTTCgtgtgtgaattctctgatgtctaACAAGACTTGAGatttggccaaaacatttatCACATTCAGTGCAAGCaaatggcttctctcctgtgtgaattctctggTGGCTAATGATCAATGACTTATAGGGAAAACATTTGCCACATTCAGTACATACAAATGGCTTATCTCCTGTGTGAATTTTCTGATGTTTAAGAAGATTTGAGCCCTCtctaaaacatttcccacattcagagcaaacaaatggtttcTTTCCTGAGTGAGATATTTGATGTCTAACAAGTCTTGAGTTAAGGGAAAAAGATTTCCCACATTtagagcaaacaaatggtttttctcctgtatgaattcTCTGATGAATAACAAGATCTgacttttggggaaaccatttgccacattcagagcaaacaaatggtttctctcctgtgtgagaTATTTGATGTCTAACTAGCCCTGAGTTAAgggaaaaacatttcccacatttagagcaaacaaatggtttttCTCCGGTATGACttctctgatgtttaacaagagtTGAGTTCTTGGAAtaacttttcccacattcagagcaaacataTGGTTTCACTCCTGTGTGACTTTTCTGATGAAAAATAAGATCCGACTTTCGGGAAAAACATTtaccacattcagagcaaacaaatggtttctctcctgtgtgaccTTTCTGATGAATAACAAGATCCGACTTTTGGGGGAaatatttcccacattcagagcaaacaaatagtctctctcctgtgtgcatTCTCTGATGTGTAACAAGAGTTGACTTATGggaaaaacttttcccacattcagagcaaacaaatgttTTTTCTCTGGTATGACTTCTCTGATGTGTAACAAGAGTTGAGTTCTtggaaaaacatttcccacattcagagcaaacaaatggtttcTCTCCGGAATGACttctctgatgtttaacaagagtTGAGTTCTtggaaaaacatttcccacattcagagcaaataaatggtttctctcctgtgtgaactCTCTGATGTGTAACAAGCCACGACTTATAgggaaaacatttcccacattcagagcaaacaaatgacttctctcctgtgtgaaatTTTTGATGCTTAACAAGAGTTGAGTTCTTGGAAAAACATTGTCGACATTTAGAGCAAGAAAATAGTTTTTCTCGTATGTGAATTCTCTTATGTCTAAAAAGAACTGATTTACGAGAGAagtgtttcccacattcagagcaaggaAACCATTTCACTCCCTCATGAATTgtctgatgtttaacaagagcTGAGTTACTAGTAAAGCATTTCTGACATTCACAGCACTTATACAGCCTTTCTGTAGTGTGTGTTCTTTGGTGAATTGTATAATCTGATTTATTATTAAAGTTTTTACCACATTCATTGCACTTATACTTAATTACTGACATATTTTTGTGACCTTTCGGTGCATTAGTGTTTCCTTTTTCCCACTTCTCAATATCAATAGATGCATATTCAGTCCCTGTATGTTCTCCGAGAGTATAAATAAGGGAGACTGTGGGATTTTCTTCTTCATGTGAGCCTGATTTCTTAGCCATAATTCTCACAgcttttctctctctcatacttGGGTTATTTTGTCTCAGGCAATTTGCTTGATTTTTAACAACACGGTTATCTTCATTTATGCTATCTGGTGAGCAAAAAGGAGTGTGCCATCCTGCAGGTGTACTTCTGCTCATGGATTTATCTGTTGGAAATAAATACAGTGTGTGAAAAGAAGTTCATTAATAGCATAATCATAATTTAACATTACTGGTTGAACATTTGAATTAGTATAAAACACGTCCCAAATTGCCATTGGAATATACTGTAAGCTAAAGACATACTGTGGAAAAATTGAAAGCAACTCAGGGGTTACTTTACTTTTTATATAGCTATTTTCTGAAAATCTATTGAAATAGGTTTTGATAACTGAAAATATCTAGTCCTTCCTGCAATACAGAGGCTTAAGTACGCTGGACTAAAAACATTTCCCAGATGTATAACTGACCCTCAGAAATTGTACACTAAACAGTGTTTCTCTGTAGGGGTTTAGCACACCCTGGGGATTCATGGGAGAATCAAAAGGATGAGCAGCAGGGAGAAAGAGGGCAGTTGTTAGATGGCTGGGCAGttacagggagaaggagcggctcagtgagtaaagtcactgactctggctccttgtgaccttgggcaagtcactttatctccctgtgtctcaggcacacaaaaaaaaattgtaagctctacagggcagggactgtgtcacAAAAAGATGTCTcagtaaagcgctatgtaaaactagcagtgctatacaagaacaagggTAAGTGAAGATAGGGAACGCTCAAATGCCAGGTGTTTAAAGTTCAAATAGACCAAACCACAATCCAAGAAAAATAACTTCAGGATAATGAGTTATGTGATATATTGAAACCAATTATTATGGGTAAGAAACACAACCTAAAGACTGGTAGTGTAAGGCAATAAAGCCCCCACCATCAATCTCATTGGGGGCTAACCCTGTGGTAATAAATAAAAACTCACTGTTGATTCCTGGTGTGGCTGGTGAATATGCTGCTTCCAGATAAggtatacagtatgcagatagtgTATGGCGTGCACAATCCGATAAggagcagagggaggacccaagTAGCAAAGTACAAATGTATTAGATCATTAAGACATTAAGACATTAAAATCCAATACATTTCAAACGTGTTAGCGTTCTTGACAAAGATTCTCTTGGACATAACACCTGTCGAGCCAAAGGCAGCCCCCTTAGAGAGTCTCTCTGCTCCCATCCACTAAGCCAGCATGGACAGGGTTAACATCAATAGGAAAAGATACAAAACTTCAAAGACCTGGAGTTAGTCAGTCCCTGCACCCTGTCTGTCTGCTGTAGGGGTCTTGTGCTGTGCAGCCAACTTTGCTCATGACAAAGGTGAGACCAAGGGCGGACAAGGGTGTCAGACATTTGCTGCTGTTACAGCTTCTCTGTTATTGGTCTTGGATAAAATATTTCAGAAGCATATTGAAGCATTTCTATCTTCaaacattacctgctctcatagTTCTACCTCCGCATAATCCCACTTCTCCAATGCCAACTCTTTCACTTAACAAGCAGCCATACAACACACACCAACCTTCTTATCCccctgtaccttatgtttccacttaTCCTTCCTCatacattgtaagctccttgcaatctgtaacaatgtatgtttatgtgtttgttttttatggTTTTTGTCCTCCAACCCTACTGTACAGCAGCGCTACGTAAAATGTTGCCACGttacctgtgtgtctctgtctgtgtgtatctattcTACTTTGTCTGTGTAGGGATCttttctcgtgtgtgtgtgtgtgtgtgtgtgtgtgtgtgtgtgtgtgtttcgccTGTCTGCCCAGGGTGTATCTCTTCTCCTGTCTGTACATTTTCttgcgtgtgtgtgttcgtttGTATCTGTTCTCCTTTGTGTGCAAGTGAGTGTGCCCTATGTGTATCTGTTctcactgtgtacagtatatcaagctgtgtgtgtgtgtgtatctatgtgtctCTGTCCTGTTTGTATctttctgtcctgtgtgtgtctttttgccctgtgtgtgtacctgttctcgtgtgtgtatttgttctcctGTATTATCTATTTCTGTCCTGTGTATCTGACCTgtggtatatgtatgtgtgtcttatCTGTATCTGTTCTCCACTGCGTAtgtatctctttgtgtgtgtgtgtatctgttccTGTGCGTATCTTTTCTCATGTGTTGTGTATCCTACTGTAGGTATATCTATACGTCTATGgtttgtttgtctgtctgttCTGTGTGAGTGCATCtatactgtgtgtatctgttGTCTTGTGGTGTTTGTGTCTGTGGgtcgtgtgtgtctgtccgtcatgtctgtgtatgtatctgttgTGTGTCTTTAATATGTGTATCTGTTCTACTGTGGTGAGTGTATGTCTGCCCTGTGTGTATATGTTCTCATTTTGCGCATGTGTATCTGTTCACCTGTGGTGTGTGTCTATCTGACCTgttcttgtgtgtgtctgtactgtgTTTCTGTCTTTACTATGTGTATTTTTCCTCCTGTGGAGTGTGTATCTGTCTCTCCATTGTGTACatgtctttattttttatatgactgtcataattgtgtgtgtattgtatgtctttatttgtatagcgccattgatgtacatagcgcttcacagtagtaatacacatggtaatcatataaataacaaataatataaataacaggtcataggaataagtgcttcagacataaatgtaacatttaggaagaggagtccctgctccgaggagcttacaatccaattggtatgtaggaggaacgtgtAGAGACAGGAGGAAATTTTGGTaggtgcttctgcagggggccaagctctatgtatcatgtgtctagtaatatctacggtgctactcatatgcttctttaagcaagtgtgtcttaaggtgggtcttaaagacggatagagaggatgctagtcaggtattgaggggaagggcattccagaggtgcgaggcagtcagtgagaaaggtttaaggcggcagagggctttagatacaaggggggtagagagaagacatccttgagcaaaatgcaagagtcgggatggtgcatagcgagaaattagggctgagatgtaaggaggggcagaagagtgaaaagctttaaaagtgaggaggagaattgcatgtgtgatacaggatttgataggaagccaggagagcgatttcagaaggtgagacgctgagacagatttaggaaagagtagagtgattctggccgcAGCGttgaggatagattgtaggggagacaggtgagaggcaggaaggccagacagcaggaagttacagtagatgagacgggagagaatgagggcctgagtcagagttttagcagtcgagcaacagaggaaagggcgtatctttgtaatattgtggaggaaaaagcgacaagttttagagatgttttgaatgtgagagaggagtcgagtgtgatccctaagcagcatgcttgggctactgggtgaatgatggtacttccaacagtaatgtggaaggaggtagtaaggccaggtttggaaggaagtatgaggagctctgtttttatcatgttaagtttaagtcggcggagggccatccaggatgatatcgcagagaggcagagaggtactctgagactttggtctgtagagctggtgtaaggtcaggggttgaaaagtaaatttgtgtgtcgtcagcatagaggtgatatttaaacccaagggatgtgattaggtcacctagggaAAGTGTgtgcagagaaaagagaagaggtcccaggacagaaccctgcaGCACCCCCACAGAAAGatctatggaggaggaggaggtgttagcagaagatacactgaaagtacgatgggagaggtaagaggagatccagtatagagctttgttattaataccaagagtatggagaatgtggaggagaagagggtggtccactgtgtcaaatgctgcaaagaggtcaagtaatatgagcagagtgtaatgacctctgtctttggcagcatggaggtcattagttattttagtaagggcagtttcagtcgagtgagcagtgcggaagccagattgtagagggtcaaggagagaatgggcgttgagaaagtggagcaggtgagagaatacaagacgttcaaggagtttggaggaaaaaggcaggagggagaccggtcgatagttagaaagacaggtaggatcaagcttgctgtttttgagtaatggtatacagtaatggttgcatgtttgaaggagagggaaaggtaccagaatagagggatgtgttaaatatgtgtgtgagtgtaagggCTATAGTCggaacaagatg
The Ascaphus truei isolate aAscTru1 chromosome 13, aAscTru1.hap1, whole genome shotgun sequence DNA segment above includes these coding regions:
- the LOC142465246 gene encoding LOW QUALITY PROTEIN: uncharacterized protein LOC142465246 (The sequence of the model RefSeq protein was modified relative to this genomic sequence to represent the inferred CDS: inserted 1 base in 1 codon), whose product is MMNKDKKQVTERILNHTLEIIYLLTGEDCVVVKKHGEHVTDSSSPCVPEIFCRTQRAIMENPSNSLIHERNNDKEQMSEKILEHTNIIIHLLTGEVPIKCDDVAVYFSMEEWEYLEGHKERYKDVMMENLQNLSSLDKSMSRSTPAGWHTPFCSPDSINEDNRVVKNQANCLRQNNPSMRERKAVRIMAKKSGSHEEENPTVSLIYTLGEHTGTEYASIDIEKWEKGNTNAPKGHKNMSVIKYKCNECGKNFNNKSDYTIHQRTHTTERLYKCCECQKCFTSNSALVKHQTIHEGVKWFPCSECGKHFSRKSVLFRHKRIHIREKLFSCSKCRQCFSKNSTLVKHQKFHTGEKSFVCSECGKCFPYKSWLVTHQRVHTGEKPFICSECGKCFSKNSTLVKHQRSHSGEKPFVCSECGKCFSKNSTLVTHQRSHTREKTFVCSECGKSFSHKSTLVTHQRMHTGERLFVCSECGKYFPQKSDLVIHQKGHTGEKPFVCSECGKCFSRKSDLIFHQKSHTGVKPYVCSECGKSYSKNSTLVKHQRSHTGEKPFVCSKCGKCFSLNSGLVRHQISHTGEKPFVCSECGKWFPQKSDLVIHQRIHTGEKPFVCSKCGKSFSLNSRLVRHQISHSGKKPFVCSECGKCFREGSNLLKHQKIHTGDKPFVCTECGKCFPYKSLIISHQRIHTGEKPFACTECDKCFGQISSLVRHQRIHTXKETNCSQYGKCFTQSSELLKMRDTTEKNI